A portion of the Glandiceps talaboti chromosome 13, keGlaTala1.1, whole genome shotgun sequence genome contains these proteins:
- the LOC144444829 gene encoding small ribosomal subunit protein uS14m-like, with translation MAAARALFSSVVGQVSSSCKVLKQVCCSNLWRIGTSTPSPIATAVPSRTYYADWRMLRDVKRRRLVKQYAVQRLRINSLRKNNILPRELQVFADKEIHALPRDSSTVRLRRRCAITSRPRGVVHKWRLSRIQFRILADANLMSGVTRAIW, from the exons ATGGCGGCCGCCAGAGCTCTCTTTAGTTCGGTCGTGGGACAGGTTTCATCTTCGTGCAAAGTCTTAAAACAG GTATGTTGCAGTAACCTTTGGCGGATTGGCACTTCAACACCATCACCTATTGCGACAGCAGTACCCAGTAGAACATATTATGCAGATTGGCGTATGTTGAGAGATGTTAAACGAAGACGTCTTGTCAAGCAGTATGCAGTACAAAGACTCCGGATAAACTCActcaggaaaaataatattttaccaAGGGAACTTCAA GTGTTTGCTGATAAGGAAATACATGCCCTCCCAAGAGATAGTAGCACTGTTAGACTGAGAAGGCGCTGTGCCATTACGTCAAGACCACGAGGTGTAGTCCATAAATGGCGTCTCAGTCGTATACAGTTTCGTATTTTAGCTGATGCCAATTTGATGTCTGGTGTTACTAGAGCAATTTGGTAA
- the LOC144444175 gene encoding elongation factor 1-alpha, translating to MAKEKVHINIVVIGHVDSGKSTSTGHLIYKCGGIDKRAIEKFEKEAQEMGKGSFKYAWVLDKLKAERERGITIDIALWKFETEKYYVTVIDAPGHRDFIKNMITGTSQADCAVLIVAAGTGEFEAGISKNGQTREHALLAYTLGVKQLIVGVNKMDSTEPPYSEARFTEITKEVSQYIKKIGYNAKAVAFVPISGWHGDNMLEPSAKMTWFKGWAIERKEGNATGKTLFNALDAILPPKRPTDKPLRLPLQDVYKIGGIGTVPVGRVETGILKPGVVVTISPANITTEVKSVEMHHEALPEALPGDNVGFNVKNVSVKEIRRGMVAGDSKNDPPKETKNFTAQVIVLNHPGEIHAGYSPVLDCHTAHIACKFSELKEKIDRRSGKKLEDSPKMVKSGDAAIVVMKPSKPMCVEAFSEYPPLGRFAVRDMKQTVAVGVIKSVEKSEGGSGKMTKSAQKATKKK from the exons ATGGCAAAGGAAAAAGTCCACATAAACATCGTAGTCATCGGTCATGTAGACTCTGGCAAGTCTACATCAACTGGCCATCTCATTTACAAGTGTGGTGGTATCGACAAAAGAGCCATAGAGAAATTCGAAAAGGAAGCCCAAGAA ATGGGAAAAGGATCTTTCAAATATGCCTGGGTGTTGGACAAGCTTAAAGCTGAGAGAGAGCGTGGTATCACCATTGATATTGCTTTGTGGAAGTTTGAAACTGAAAAGTACTACGTCACCGTCATTGATGCCCCAGGCCATCGTGATTTCATCAAAAACATGATCACTGGCACATCTCAA GCTGACTGTGCTGTACTCATTGTTGCTGCTGGTACTGGTGAATTTGAAGCTGGTATTTCAAAGAATGGACAAACTCGTGAACACGCTCTGCTAGCTTACACCTTGGGAGTAAAACAGCTGATTGTTGGTGTCAACAAAATGGACAGCACCGAACCACCATACAGCGAAGCCCGATTCACTGAAATCACCAAGGAAGTATCACAGTACATCAAAAAGATTGGCTACAATGCCAAGGCTGTGGCTTTTGTTCCTATCTCAGGATGGCATGGAGATAACATGCTTGAACCTTCAGCTAAG ATGACATGGTTCAAGGGATGGGCTATTGAACGTAAGGAAGGTAATGCGACTGGAAAGACTTTGTTCAATGCACTAGATGCTATCCTTCCACCAAAACGACCTACTGACAAACCCTTAAGATTGCCATTACAGGATGTATACAAAATAGGAG GTATTGGAACTGTCCCAGTTGGACGTGTGGAAACCGGCATTCTAAAACCAGGTGTAGTTGTGACCATTTCTCCCGCCAACATTACCACTGAAGTCAAGTCAGTAGAAATGCACCACGAAGCTCTTCCTGAGGCTCTGCCAGGAGACAATGTTGGCTTCAACGTGAAGAACGTGTCAGTAAAAGAAATCCGTCGTGGTATGGTTGCTGGCGATTCCAAGAACGACCCCCCCAAGGAGACCAAGAACTTCACAGCCCAG GTGATCGTGCTCAACCACCCTGGTGAGATCCATGCTGGCTACAGTCCTGTTTTGGATTGCCACACAGCTCATATTGCTTGCAAATTCAGCGAGCTGAAAGAGAAAATTGACCGTCGTTCTGGCAAGAAACTTGAAGATAGCCCCAAAATGGTGAAAAGTGGAGATGCTGCTATTGTCGTTATGAAACCTTCCAAACCAATGTGTGTGGAAGCTTTTTCAGAGTATCCACCTCTGGGTCGTTTTGCTGTTCGTGACATGAAGCagactgttgctgtcggagtcaTCAAGAGTGTAGAAAAGTCCGAAGGTGGTAGTGGTAAAATGACCAAGTCTGCTCAGAAGGCTACCAAGAAGAAGTGA
- the LOC144444714 gene encoding mitochondrial inner membrane protein Mpv17-like produces MLGKVWARYLNYVARHPMKSQAYSAGVLFCVGDVVAQQLVERRGRNHNIYRTIRTSAFGLFIGGPTLRGWYVLLDKIYKGSRPQIGALQKMCTDQIIMAPLFIFTFFTTMSFASGMTTSQVKEKLKQDYFDALKTNYKVWPLVQLTNFYLVPLNHRVLFVNVVALFWNTYMAWKANTSTEPQTE; encoded by the exons ATGCTTGGAAAAGTGTGGGCGCGTTATCTGAACTATGTAGCCAGACACCCAATGAAATCACAGGCGTATTCAGCAG GGGTGCTGTTTTGTGTTGGAGATGTTGTTGCTCAGCAACTAGTGGAAAGAAGAGGACGAAACCATAATATTTACAGAACAATTAGAACGTCTGCCTTTGGACTTTTCATAGGA GGTCCAACTCTCAGAGGATGGTATGTACTTCTGGACAAAATTTACAAAGGTTCACGACCTCAGATTGGTGCACTTCAAAAGATGTGCACGGATCAG ATCATCATGGCACCGCTCTTTATCTTCACATTTTTTACAACTATGTCATTTGCCAGTGGGATGACAACCAGCCAAGTTAAAGAAAAACTCAAGCAG GATTATTTTGATGCTCTGAAAACAAACTACAAGGTATGGCCACTGGTACAACTCACTAATTTCTATTTGGTTCCACTCAATCACAG GgtattatttgtaaatgttgtGGCGCTATTCTGGAATACATACATGGCATGGAAAGCAAATACCAGCACAGAACCACAGACGGAATGA
- the LOC144445046 gene encoding adenosine deaminase-like: protein MIRKMAATGVALSSSKFRVELHCHLDGSVRCSTLYDLAKKNDSPEAKKPYEEFMKDVTYLGIGNLQKFLKVFDVFTPWIVGDKEAIERIAYELCEDKAKNGVTYIEARYSPHLLANDNIVELGRTGGDVSPRDVVMYVNEGLRKGSKDFGITVKSILCCMRGFPGWSHDVVELCKEFHNDTVVAIDLAGDEDICPSKEDIDAFLEAESCGIHRTVHAGESGPAANVKEALDVMKAERIGHGYHVLSDEKLYQRVIDERIHLEVCPMSSYHLGTAGTTDFKKHPAVRFAADNVNFSLNTDDDSVFQTTITNEYNVAFNKMGLSEAELSKITFNAARSAFLPDDKKQQLLQHLKVAFGVIPKPDDANGQPWYCNTL, encoded by the exons ATGATACGAAAAATGGCTGCTACTGGAGTTGCTCTGAGCTCTTCGAAATTCCGG GTGGAACTACATTGCCACTTAGATGGTAGTGTCAGGTGTTCAACATTGTATGATTTGGCCAA GAAAAATGATTCTCCTGAAGCAAAGAAACCATACGAAGAATTTATGAAAGATGTGACATACTTAGGAATAGGCAACCTACAAAAATTTCTAAAAGTCTTTGATGTATTTACGCCCTGGATTGT GGGGGATAAGGAAGCCATAGAAAGAATTGCATATGAACTATGTGAAGATAAAGCTAAGAATGGTGTAACATACATTGAAGCTCGGTATAGTCCACATTTATTGGCCAATGACAACATTGTGGAACTCGGACGTACAGGTGGAGATGTATCACCTCGGGATGTGGTGATGTATGTAAATGAAGGCTTACGTAAAGGAAGCAAGGATTTTGGCATTACAGTGAAAAGTATTCTATGTTGTATGCGTGGATTTCCAG GTTGGTCACATGATGTTGTTGAATTATGTAAAGAATTTCATAACGACACAGTAGTGGCAATTGACTTAGCTGGGGATGAAGATATATGTCCCAGTAAAGAAGACATCGATGCTTTCTTG GAAGCTGAAAGTTGTGGTATTCACCGTACCGTCCATGCAGGGGAGTCAGGACCTGCTGCTAATGTGAAGGAGGCTCTAGATGTAATGAAAGCAGAGAGAATTGGTCATGGCTATCATGTACTATCAGATGAAAAACTATATCAAAGAGTTATTGATGAGAGGATTCACCTAGAAGTGTGTCCAATGTCTAGTTATCATCTTGGTACAGCTGGTACCACAGACTTCAAGAAACATCCAGCAGTCAG GTTTGCAGCAGACAATGTCAACTTTTCTCTGAACACAGATGATGATAGTGTTTTTCAGACAACCATAACAAATGAATATAATGTGGCATTTAACAAGATGGGCCTTTCAGAAGCTGAGCTCTCAAAAATT ACTTTTAACGCTGCACGATCTGCCTTCCTACCTGACGACAAAAAACAGCAGTTGCTTCAACATTTGAAGGTCGCATTTGGTGTGATACCAAAGCCAGATGATGCGAACGGACAGCCTTGGTATTGTAACACTTTGTAA